In Candidatus Eisenbacteria bacterium, one genomic interval encodes:
- a CDS encoding RNA polymerase sigma factor produces the protein MNPAGAIPPSNPGVKTQHEAEALLLERCRKGDTLAFRALVEAHQDRAYALALRIVRTSQDAEEVAQDAFVRAWRSIGEFRGDAAFGTWLHRIVVRRALDRAETLRARSAREVERDDDSPDRLDSQGSAHGSEAASSPLSRRLARLLASLPPVQRAALSLHYYEDRSVSEIAALLEMPEGTVKTHMSRARAALRQAWAREARTGLEGVDR, from the coding sequence ATGAATCCTGCCGGGGCGATCCCCCCGTCCAACCCGGGGGTGAAGACCCAGCACGAGGCCGAGGCGCTTCTGCTCGAGCGGTGCCGGAAGGGGGACACCCTGGCCTTCCGGGCCCTGGTCGAGGCGCACCAGGACCGCGCATACGCGCTGGCGCTACGCATCGTGCGGACCTCGCAGGATGCCGAGGAGGTGGCGCAGGACGCGTTCGTGAGGGCCTGGCGATCCATCGGCGAGTTCCGCGGAGACGCGGCGTTCGGGACGTGGCTCCACCGGATCGTGGTGAGACGCGCGCTCGATCGGGCGGAGACCCTGCGCGCGCGAAGCGCGAGAGAGGTGGAACGGGATGACGACTCCCCGGACCGGCTCGACTCCCAGGGGAGCGCGCATGGATCCGAGGCTGCGAGCTCTCCTCTGTCTCGCCGGCTCGCGCGGCTCCTGGCGTCGCTCCCGCCCGTGCAGCGGGCCGCGCTATCACTTCACTATTATGAGGACCGCTCCGTGAGCGAGATCGCGGCGCTGCTCGAGATGCCGGAGGGAACCGTCAAGACGCACATGAGCCGCGCCCGCGCGGCGCTGAGGCAGGCGTGGGCTCGCGAGGCACGAACGGGCCTCGAAGGAGTGGACCGATGA